A genomic segment from Malus domestica chromosome 05, GDT2T_hap1 encodes:
- the LOC103436242 gene encoding dirigent protein 4: MERGSLVLGLALTLLTVAVTPTHCSYHSHTLPNVHQEEKVTRLHFYLFDIISGDKPSAVEVARPYSTTNDSSPTPFGSVWAIDDPLREGPEATSKVIGNAQGLYVSSVQDESRLGLVMYVDFGFTEGKFKGSSFSVFSRNPVTETNRELAVVGGRGRFRMARGFAKLKTSYLNVTNGDAIIEYKVTLIHY, from the coding sequence ATGGAACGCGGTAGTTTGGTTCTTGGATTGGCCTTGACTCTCCTAACCGTCGCGGTCACACCAACACATTGCAGCTACCATTCCCACACACTTCCAAATGTCCATCAAGAAGAAAAGGTCACGCGCCTCCACTTCTACCTCTTCGACATCATCAGCGGCGACAAACCTAGTGCTGTAGAAGTCGCACGTCCATACAGCACGACGAATGACAGTTCCCCCACGCCGTTCGGCAGCGTGTGGGCCATCGACGACCCTCTACGAGAGGGCCCTGAGGCCACTTCCAAAGTTATTGGGAACGCTCAAGGGCTCTACGTGTCGTCAGTCCAGGATGAGAGCAGGCTGGGGCTTGTAATGTACGTTGATTTCGGTTTTACTGAGGGTAAGTTTAAGGGGAGCTCATTCAGCGTGTTTTCGAGAAATCCGGTGACGGAGACGAATCGGGAGTTGGCCGTTGtgggagggagagggaggtTTAGAATGGCGAGAGGGTTTGCGAAGCTGAAAACTAGTTATTTAAATGTTACCAATGGTGATGCCATTATTGAGTATAAG